The Primulina huaijiensis isolate GDHJ02 chromosome 12, ASM1229523v2, whole genome shotgun sequence genome has a window encoding:
- the LOC140989670 gene encoding superoxide dismutase [Mn], mitochondrial-like isoform X2: MAAAESQGFRGLLKLSLPDLPYDYEALEPAISGEIMRLHHQKHHLAYVTNYNKALDQLDDAVSTGDAATVVKLQSAIKFNGGGHVNHSIFWKNLAPVKEGGGEPPKGPLSAAIDNEFGSLEALIQKMNAEGAAVQGSGWVWLGVDKELKRLVVDTTMNQGRIWFLCSGSMSGSTHTICSTKTRDRIT, from the exons ATGGCTGCTGCTGAATCCCAAGGGTTTCGTGGACTGCTCAAGCTATCGCTTCCCGATCTTCCCTACGATTACGAAGCGCTGGAACCCGCCATCAGCGGTGAGATCATGCGGCTCCACCACCAGAAGCACCACCTGGCTTATGTCACCAATTACAACAAGGCTCTGGACCAGCTAGACGACGCCGTTTCCACCGGAGATGCCGCCACCGTCGTCAAGTTGCAGAGCGCTATCAAGTTCAATGGCGGAG GTCATGTAAATCACTCAATTTTCTGGAAGAATCTTGCACCCGTTAAG GAAGGTGGTGGTGAGCCTCCAAAGGGTCCTTTAAGCGCCGCCATCGACAACGAATTCGGGTCCTTGGAAGCTCTAATTCAGAAGATGAATGCAGAAGGAGCTGCAGTACAAGGCTCCGGATGGGTG TGGCTCGGCGTGGACAAAGAATTGAAGCGGCTTGTGGTTGACACCACTATGAATCAG GGTCGAATTTGGTTCCTCTGCTCGGGATCGATGTCTGGGAGCACGCATACTATTTGCAG TACAAAAACGCGAGACCGGATTACCTAA
- the LOC140989670 gene encoding superoxide dismutase [Mn], mitochondrial-like isoform X1, translating to MAAAESQGFRGLLKLSLPDLPYDYEALEPAISGEIMRLHHQKHHLAYVTNYNKALDQLDDAVSTGDAATVVKLQSAIKFNGGGHVNHSIFWKNLAPVKEGGGEPPKGPLSAAIDNEFGSLEALIQKMNAEGAAVQGSGWVWLGVDKELKRLVVDTTMNQDPLVTKGSNLVPLLGIDVWEHAYYLQYKNARPDYLKNIWNVMNWRYASQVYDKECP from the exons ATGGCTGCTGCTGAATCCCAAGGGTTTCGTGGACTGCTCAAGCTATCGCTTCCCGATCTTCCCTACGATTACGAAGCGCTGGAACCCGCCATCAGCGGTGAGATCATGCGGCTCCACCACCAGAAGCACCACCTGGCTTATGTCACCAATTACAACAAGGCTCTGGACCAGCTAGACGACGCCGTTTCCACCGGAGATGCCGCCACCGTCGTCAAGTTGCAGAGCGCTATCAAGTTCAATGGCGGAG GTCATGTAAATCACTCAATTTTCTGGAAGAATCTTGCACCCGTTAAG GAAGGTGGTGGTGAGCCTCCAAAGGGTCCTTTAAGCGCCGCCATCGACAACGAATTCGGGTCCTTGGAAGCTCTAATTCAGAAGATGAATGCAGAAGGAGCTGCAGTACAAGGCTCCGGATGGGTG TGGCTCGGCGTGGACAAAGAATTGAAGCGGCTTGTGGTTGACACCACTATGAATCAG GATCCCCTGGTTACTAAAGGGTCGAATTTGGTTCCTCTGCTCGGGATCGATGTCTGGGAGCACGCATACTATTTGCAG TACAAAAACGCGAGACCGGATTACCTAAAGAACATATGGAATGTGATGAACTGGAGATATGCTAGCCAAGTTTATGACAAAGAGTGCCCTTGA